The Thermomonospora amylolytica sequence GCGGAATCCGGGGAGTCCACATAGTGGTCAACGAGGGCCTGTCCACATAGTGGTCGGATAATCTCACCCAGGTGACTCCAACCGAGGTGAGCGGGGCCGTCGCGGCCGCGGTCCGGGACGCCGTGCGCGACGGCGATCTGGCCGCCGGCGTGCCGGACGAGGTGCCGCTGACCGCGTTCGGGCCGGGGTCGTACGGGACGCCGGTGGCGTTGCGGCTGGCGGCGGCGCAGCGCAGGCCCGCGCTGGAGGTCGCGAACGCGATCGCCGGACGGCTGGCGGGCCGGCCGCGGATAGCCGAGGCCCGGGTCAGCGGGCCCGGGTTCCTGACCGTCGTGGTGGAACGGCCGGGAACGCTGGCCGCCGGGATCCTCGCCGAGGGACCCGCGTACGGGCGCGTCGACGGCGTCATGCTGGGCGGAGGCTGGCCGGACCGGCCGAGGACGTTCGACAACCCGGGGTTCTCGGTGCGGTACGCCTACGCCCGCGCCGCGGCGGTCCAGCGCCGCGCCGAGGCGCTGGGAATCCCGCTGGGCGATCCCGGGTTGCTCCAACAGGCGGACGAAGGCGTCCTGCTGGCGGCGCTGGCGGAGCTGCCCAGCCGCGCGGCCCAGGCCGCGCGCGAGCGGGACCCCGTTCCGCTCCGGCGGCATCTGGAACGGGTGGCCGACGCGTTCCACCAGGTGTACGAGCACTGCCCGGCGCTGCCCGTGGGCGACGAGAAACCCGGGGCGATGCACGCCGCCCGCCGCACGCTGGCGGAGGCGGTGCGCATCGCCCTCGCAGGCGGCCTGAACATGATCGGCGAGAGTCCTAGAGAGCGGATATGAACAACGGAGCGGGCGAATGAGCCGGGTGCATCCGGCGGGGTCGCGTTACGCGGACGTACTGCCGGAGGAGCACCCGCTGCCGCCCCCGGCGGACCTGAACCACCTCGACCCCCGGATCTGGCCACGGTCGGCCAGGCGCGAGGACGGCGTCCTGACGATCGGCGGGGTCGACGTACGGGACCTGGCGGCCGAGTACGGCACGCCGCTGTACGTGTACGACGAGGACGACGTGCGCCAGCGGGCCCGTGAGTACGCGGCGGCGTTCCACGACGGCAGCGTCCACTACGCCGGCAAGGCGTTCCTGTGCAAGGCCCTGGTCCGGTGGCTGGACGAGGAGGGCCTCGGCCTGGACGTGTGCACCGGCGGGGAGCTGGCGGTGGCGCTGGCCGCCGGGTTCCCCACCGAGAAGATCACGATGCACGGCAGCAACAAGTCCGTCGCCGAGCTGGCCAGGGGCCTGGACGTCGGCGTCGGCCGGATCGTGGTCGACAGCTTCGAGGAGATCGCCCGCCTCGGCTACCTGGCCCAGGAGAAGGGCGTCCGCCCCAAGGTGATGATCCGGGTCACCACCGGGGTCGAGGCGCACACCCACGAGTTCATCGCCACCGCGCACGACGACCAGAAGTTCGGCTTCTCCCGGACCAGCGGGGCGGCGCTGGAGGCCGTCCGCCGGGTCCTGGACCTGAAGCAGCTGGAGCTGGTGGGCCTGCATTCGCACATCGGGTCGCAGATCTTCGACACCGACGGGTTCGAGGTGGCCGCGCACCGGCTGGCCGAGCTGCTGGTGGCGATCCGCGACGAGCACGGCGTGCAGCTGCCCGAGCTGGACCTGGGCGGCGGCTACGGCATCGCGTACGTGCCCGGCGACGAGCCGCACGACCCCAAGGCGATCGCCGACAGCCTGCGCCAGATCGTGAGCCGGGAGTGCCGCGCCTACGAGCTGGCGGTGCCGCGCATCACGGTCGAGCCGGGACGGGCGATCGTCGGCCCCGGCGGGGTTACCCTGTACGAGGTCGGCACCGTCAAGGACGTCGAGGGCCTGCGCACGTACGTCTCGGTGGACGGCGGGATGAGCGACAACCTGCGCACCGCCCTGTACGGAGCGGAGTACACCGCTGTGCTGGCCAGCCGTACCTCGGCGGCGGACCCCATGCTGAGCAGGCTGGTCGGCAAGCACTGCGAGAGCGGCGACATCGTCGTGCGCGACCTGTGGCTGCCGCAGGACCTGGCCCCCGGCGACGTCGTGGCGGTGGCCGCGACCGGTGCGTACTGTCGATCGATGTCCAGTAACTACAACTTCGTCCCGCGGCCGGCGGTGGTGGCGGTGCGGGACGGCCGGGCGCGGGTCCTCATCCGCCGGGAGACCGAGGACGACCTGCTCCGGCTCGATGCGGAGGTATAGAGGGTGAAACCCCTGCGGGTGGCCCTGCTGGGCTGCGGAACCGTCGGTTCCGAGGTGGTCAGGCTGCTGCACGAGCAGGCCGCCGACCTGACGGCGCGGGTCGGCGCTCCGCTGGAGCTGGCCGGCGTGGCGGTGCGGCGGATCGACAGGGCCCGTGCGCACGTGACGCCGGACCTGCTGACCACCGACGCCATGAGCCTGGTCACCCGCGAGGACGTGGACATCGTGGTCGAGGTGATCGGCGGCATCGAGCCGGCCCGCTCGCTGCTGCTGGCCGCCATGAAGTCCGGCAAGTCGGTGGTCACCGCCAACAAGGCGCTGCTGGCCGAGGACGGCGAGACGATCTTCGGCGCGGCCCGCGAGTACGGCGCCGACCTGTACTACGAGGCCTCCGTGGCGGGCGCCATCCCGCTGCTGCGCCCGCTGCGCGAGTCGCTGGTCGGCGACCACGTCAAACGGGTCATCGGCATCGTCAACGGCACCACCAACTACATCCTCGACCAGATGGACGCGCACGGCGCCTCGTTCATCGACGCGCTGGAGGAGGCGCAGAGCCTCGGGTACGCCGAGGCCGACCCGACCGCCGACGTGGAGGGCTTCGACGCGGCGGCCAAGGCGGCGATCCTGGCGCAGCTGGCGTTCCACACCCCGGTCACCGCCGCCGACGTGCACCGCGAGGGCATCACCGAGGTCACCGCCGCCGACGTGGCCGGGGCCAAGGCGATGGACAGCGTGGTCAAGCTGCTGGCGATCTGCGAGCGGGTGCCCGACCCCGACGGCGGCAACGGCGGCCGGGGCGTGTCGGTGCGGGTGTACCCGGCGATGATCCCGCGGTCGCACCCGCTGGCCAGCGTCCGCGAGGCCTACAACGCGGTGTTCGTGGAGGCCGAGTCGGCCGGGTCGCTGATGTTCTACGGCGCCGGGGCCGGGGGCGCGCCGACCGCGTCGGCCGTGCTGGGCGACCTGGTGGCGGTGGCCCGCAACCGGGTCGGCGGAACGCGCGGCCCGGTCGAGGTGACCTACGCCGAGCTGCCGGTCCTGCCGATGGGCGAGACCGTCACCCGGTACTACATCCAGCTCGACGTGGCCGACCGTTCCGGCGTGCTGGCGCAGGTCGCCGAGCTGTTCGCCCGGCACGACGTGTCCATCCAGGCCGTCCAGCAGGACGGCCGGGGCGAGGACGCCCAGCTCGTCATCGTCACGCACCGGGCTCCGGACGCGGCGCTGGCGGCGACCGTGGAGGAGCTGCGCCGCCTGGACATCGTCCGCGAGGTGGCCAGCGTGATGCGCGTCGAGGCCGACGACGCCTGACGCCCGACCGGCACTAGACTGCGGCGCGACACCGCAGGTCATCACCACCGTGGGGGATCTCATGAACAGGGCTTGGCGCGGCCTCATCAACGAGTACCGCGACCGGCTCCCGGTGACCGACGCCACGCCCGTGGTCACCCTGCTCGAGGGCGGCACCCCGCTGCTGCCCGCCAACCGGATCTCCCAGCTCACCGGCTGCGAGGTCCATCTGAAGGTGGAGGGCGCCAACCCCACCGGCTCGTTCAAGGACCGCGGCATGACGGTCGCGATCAGCAAGGCCGCCGAGGAGGGGGCCAAGGCCGTCATCTGCGCCTCCACCGGCAACACCTCGGCGTCGGCCGCCGCCTACGCGGTGCGCGCCGGGATGACCTGCGCGGTGCTGGTGCCGCAGGGCAAGATCGCGATGGGCAAGCTGGCCCAGGCCCTGGTGCACGGCGCCAGGCTGCTGCAGGTCGACGGCAACTTCGACGACTGCCTGGAGTTGGCCCGCAAGCTCGCCGTGGACTACCCGGTGGCGCTGGTCAACTCGGTGAACAAGTTCCGCCTGCAGGGCCAGAAGACCGCCGCGTTCGAGATCGTCGACGCCCTCGGCGACGCCCCCGACGTGCACTGCCTGCCCGTGGGGAACGCCGGCAACATCTCCGCCTACTGGATGGGCTACACCGAGTACGCCGCCGACGGGGTCGCCTCGAAGACCCCGCGGATGCTGGGCTTCCAGGCCAGCGGCGCCGCCCCGTTCGTCAGGGGCGAGCCGGTGCGCAAGCCGCAGACCATCGCCACCGCGATCCGGATCGGCAACCCGGCCTCCTGGGACCTGGCGATCGCCGCCCGCGACGAGTCCGGCGGCGCCATCTCCTCGGTCACCGACCGCCAGATCCTGGCCGCCTACCGGCTGCTGGCCCGCGAGGAGGGCGTCTTCGTCGAGCCCGCCTCCGCCGCCAGCGTCGCCGGCGTCCTGCAGGCCTGCGAGCAGGGCCTCATCGAGCCCGGCAGCCGCGTGGTCTGCACGGTCACCGGGAACGGTCTCAAGGACCCCGACTGGGCCATCTCCGGCGCCCCCGCCCCCATCACCGTCAAGGTCGACGCCCACGCCGCGGCCTCCTCCCTCGGCCTGGCGTGAACGAGCCGCGGGTGAACGACGTGAGCGCGCCGGAGGCGCGCGGGCAGGGCGCGTGGGGCCGGCGGGCCGTGGTCCGGGTGCCGGCGACCAGCGCGAATCTGGGGCCGGGGTTCGACTCGCTGGGGCTGGCGCTGACGCTGTACGACGAGGTGACCGTGGAGGTCACCGAGGGCGGGCTGGTCATCGAGGTGGACGGCGAGGGCGCCGACGACCTGGCCGGGCGGGGCGAGCGGCATCTGGTCGTGCGGGTGCTGCGGCGGACCTTCGAGGTGATCGACGAACTGGCCGGATCCGGTCTCGGCCAGCCCCCGGGGCTGCGGCTGTCGTGCGTCAACCGGATCCCGCACAGCCGCGGGCTGGGCTCGTCGTCGGCGGCCATCATCGCCGGGATCGTCGCGGGCCGGGCGCTGCACCCGCACGGCGGCCTGCTGGACGACGCGGCGGCGCTGGCGCTGGCCACGGAGATCGAGGGGCATCCCGACAACGTCGCGCCGTGCCTGTACGGCGGCCTCACCATCGCCTGGAGCGGTCCCGGCGGGCCACGGGCGGTGCGGCTGGACCTGGACCGCGAGGTCGTCGCGTTCGTGCCCGGCCACACCCTGGCCACCGAACGGGCCCGCGGGCTGCTGCCGCAGGTCGTGCCCCATGCGGACGCGGCGGCCAACGCGGGCCGGGCGGCGCTGCTGATCGCGGCGCTGACCGGCGGTGCGGACGACGCCGAGGTGCTGCTGGCCGCCACCGAGGACCGGCTGCACCAGGGCTACCGCGCCCCGGCCATGCCGGAGTCGGCGGCGCTGGTGGACCGGCTGCGCGCGGCGGGGATCCCGGCCGTGATCTCCGGCGCCGGACCCACTGTCCTTGCGTTCACAACCACCTCACGCGTTGATTCGATCCGCTCGGAAGTGGGTAATGGGTGGCTCAAACGCCCGCTGAACGTCGACCCCCATGGCGCATGCGTTCAGCCGCCTGCGTCGTGACACGTCAAGGACTTCGAACGCTGGGGAATAGCAGTGCGCTCGGGTGATGTTAGGCTGAATACCGCACCAGATGCCCCGCTCGGGGCCGGGTGCTCGTCAGCCACGCATCGTCAGGTCGGCCCTCGTGCCACGCCTGCTCCGCGCACGTGGCTCCCCGACACCGTGAGTTCCCGTTGTCCGGCGTCTCGGCAGAGCCTCGGACGAGGCAGGATCGGGGATGGCGCGAGAACCGTCCCGACCATCATCTGGCTGTGTCCAGACATCGCCGATGGCGACCCCATCGTGATCGGCAGAGCTCGATCTGGCGCCCCCGCCGGATCGCATCATCGGGTTGCCTGGCCGACGAGGGCCAACACCCGCTCCCTGGGAAGGACCCTTAGTGAGCGAATCCAGCGAACTCCTTACGGACGCTGCTAGCCCCGCAGCGCAGACCCCGGCGGGCCGTCCGGAGCAGACGGCCGCCCCGCGGCGCCGGCGTTCCGGCACCGGTCTGTCGGCGTTGGTGCTGCCCGAGCTGAGGGCGCTGGCGTCCCAGCTCGGCATCACCGGCATCGCCGGCATGCGCAAGAGCCAGCTCATCGCGGCCATCGAGGCCAAGCAGGGCGGCCCCGTCACCGCCGACAAGCCTGTCGCCAAGCCCGCCGACAACGGCGCCCCGGCCGAGCAGCCGAAGGCCGAGCAGCCCGCCGCGCAGGCCGAGGAGACGGCGACCCGCTCCGAGGAGCCCAAGGCCGACACCGAGTCCCGCCCGGCGCGGACCCGCCGTACCCGTTCCGCCAGGCGCGAGGAGGGCGGCGAGGAGCAGCAGCCGGCCGCCGAGGACAAGCCGGACAGGTCCGACAGGCAGTCCGCCGACAGGGGCGGCGAGCGCGCCGAGACCGCCGACCGGCAGGCCGAACGGGGCGAGCGCGCCCGGGCCGCGAGCGAGGACGGCGAGGGCGGCGGCCGGGAGGGCCGCCAGCGCAACCGCAACCGGGACCGCGGCGAGCGCGGTGAGCGTGGCGAGCGCAATGAGCGCGGCGAGCGCGGCGAGCAGGGCGGCCAGCGCAACCGCGGCCAGCAGGGCGGCGGCGCCGCCGAGGAGGACGGCGAGGGCGGCCGGGGCCGCCGGGGCCGCCGGTTCCGCGAGCGCAACCGCGGCCGGGGCGGCCGCGGCGACCGCTACGAGGAGCCGGTGATCAACGAGGACGACGTGCTGATCCCGGTCGCCGGGATCCTGGACATCCTCGACAACTACGCGTTCGTGCGCACCACCGGCTACCTGCCCGGCCCCAACGACGTGTACGTCTCGCTGGCCCAGGTCCGCAAGAACGGCCTGCGCAAGGGCGACGTGATCACCGGCGCGGTGCGCCAGCCGCGCGAGGGCGAGCGCCGCGAGAAGTTCAACGCGCTGGTCCGCCTCGACACCGTCAACGGGATGGAGCCCGAGCAGGCCCGCAACCGCGTCGAGTTCTCCAAGCTCACCCCGCTGTACCCGCAGGAGCGGCTGCGCCTGGAGACCGACCCGGGCGTGCTGACCACGCGGATCATCGACCTGGTCTCCCCGATCGGCAAGGGCCAGCGCGGACTGATCGTCTCCCCGCCCAAGGCCGGCAAGACCATGGTGCTCCAGGCGATCGCCAACGCGATCACCAAGAACAACCCCGAGTGCCACCTGATGGTCGTGCTGGTCGACGAGCGGCCCGAAGAGGTCACCGACATGCAGCGGTCGGTCAAGGGCGAGGTCATCCACTCGACCTTCGACCGCCCCGCCGAGGACCACACCACGGTCGCCGAGCTGGCCATCGAGCGCGCCAAGCGGCTGGTGGAGCTGGGCCACGACGTGGTCGTGCTGCTGGACTCCATCACCCGTCTGGGCCGCGCCTACAACCTGGCCGCCCCGGCGTCCGGCCGGATCCTGTCCGGTGGTGTGGACTCCACCGCGCTGTACCCGCCCAAGCGGTTCTTCGGCGCGGCCCGCAACATCGAGAACGGCGGCTCGCTGACCATCCTCGCCACCGCCCTGGTGGAGACCGGATCCCGCATGGACGAGGTCATCTTCGAGGAGTTCAAGGGCACCGGCAACATGGAGCTGAAGCTCAACCGCCAGCTCGCCGACAAGCGGATCTTCCCCGCCGTGGACGTGGACGCCTCCGGCACCCGCAAGGAGGAGATCCTCATGGCCCCCGAGGAGCTGCGCATCGTCTGGCAGCTCCGCCGGGTGCTGCACGCCCTGGACACCCAGCAGGCCCTGGAGCTCCTCATCGAGAAGATGAAGGAGACCAAGTCCAACGCCGAGTTCCTCCTCCAGGTCCAGAAGACCACCGTCGCCGACCGCGACTAGCTCATTGCCGCGGCTCCGCCGCGGCGGCTCGCGGGCCTGGGGACGCGCGGCCGTTCGTCGTCGCGGGTCAAGATCGCTCGTTCCTCGCGATCTTGACCCGCTCCTCCTCACGACCGCGCGGGCCCGCTCGCGGTGGTCTTGAGGAACGAGGGGTGCAGGCTCTCGAAGACCCGCGTGGTTCCGACCACGCGGGTCTTCTGCTGTCCGGTGAGGTAGCGCCTTGGGCCCTGCACCCGAGGGTCCTGGAGGCCACCCGCGAGCGGGCCCGCGTGGCCGTAAGGGAGGAGGCTTTCAAGATCGCGAGGAACGAGCGATCTTGAAAACGACGACCGCACGGCCACGCGTCCCCAGGCCCGCTCGCCGCGCGAGCGGAGCGAGCGCAATCAAACACGCCCGCTCGCCGCGCGAGCGGAGCGAGCGCCATAAACAGGTGGGGCTAGCCCTACCGGGGGAGGGCGGTCGGCCGTATGGTCGGGGGCTCGGTCGTCCAGCAGGCTTGAGGGGTACGCGAGGACGGCTGGGAGGGCTGGCGTGAGCGAGACGGCGGTGGCGGCGGTGCCTGGGGTCAGGCGCCTGGTGATGGGGCCGTGGAACCCGTGGGCGATGGTGCGGTCGTCGCTGACGTGGCGGGCCGCGGTGTATCTGGTGACCAGCCTGGCGTTCGGGCTGGCCTGGTTCGTCGGGCTGACGGTCGGGCTGACGCTGTCGGTGGCCCTGACGGTCATCTGGGTCGGGATTCCGCTGCTGGCGCTGGTGATGCTGCTGTGGCGGGGCGGGGCGATGCTCGAACGGCGGCTGCTGAGGGCGGCGTTCGGCGTGACGGTGCCCGATCCGTACCGGCCGATGCCGCCGTCGGCGGGGCTGCTGGGCAAGTGGCGGGCGATGGCGGTCGACCCGGCGACCTGGAAGGACCTGCTGTACCTGGGGCTGCGGTTCCCGGTGGCGCTGGTGGAGTTCACGGTGTCGGTGACCGTGTGGTCGGCGGCGGGCGTGTTCCTGGCCGCCCCGGTGATCGTGGTCGTCGAGGACACCGTGGTGGTCAACTTCGGGGACCTGCTGTTCTACTCGGCCGGCGATCCGGTGACCGCGCTGCCGCTGACCGCCGTGGGCGTGGTGCTGCTGCTGGCGGCGCTGTACGTGACGCGCGCGATGGCGGTCCTGCACGCCGGGTACGGCGTCCTGCTGCTCGGCCCCAGCCGCGCCCAGGCCGAACGGATCAGGCTGCAGGCCCGCGCCGACCGGCTGCAGGCCAGCCGGGCCCGCGGGGTGGACGCCGCCGAGGCCGAACGCCGCCGGATCGAACGCGACCTGCACGACGGCGCCCAGCAGCGGCTGCTGGCCGTCGCCATGGACATCGGCCGGGCCCGCGCCAAGCTGGAGGAGGACCCCGAGGCCGCCCGCGCCCTCATCGAGCAGGCCCACGCCGGCACCAAGGAGGCCATCGCCGAACTCCGCGACCTGGCCCGCGGCATCTACCCGGCGATCCTCACCGACCGCGGCCTGGACCCGGCCATCTCCGGCCTGGCCGCCCGCGCCGCGGTGCCCGTCGAAGTCGAGGTGGACCTGCCGGAACGACCCCCGGCCGCGGTGGAGAGCATCGCCTACTTCATCGTCGCCGAGTCCCTGGCCAACATCGCCAAGTACGCCCGGGCCACCCGAGCCTCGGTCCGCGTGACCCGCGAGTCCCACTGGGTCGTCGTCGAGGTCACCGACAACGGGGTGGGCGGCGCCCGCGCGGTCCCGGAGGGCGGACTGGCCGGCCTGGCCGACCGCGCCGCCACCATCGACGGCATCCTCACCATCGACAGCCCGCCGGGCGGCCCCACCGTCATCCGGGCGGACCTGCCCTGCACCTGGTGAGGAGCCGGGCGACCTTGGCTCCGCAGAGCCCCGCCACGGTCGCCCGGCCCCTTCCGGGGAGTCCGAGGGCCGCCCCGGGTGGACGGGTCAGCCCGCTCCCAGGTATGCCAGGACGGCCATCACGCGGCGATGGTCGTCCTGGGTGGGCGGCAGGTCCAGCTTGAGGAAGATGTTGGAGATGTGCTTCTCCACCGCCCCCTCGGTGACCACCAGATCCCGTGCGATCGCCGCGTTCGAACGCCCCTGGGCCATCAGCCCCAGCACCTCGCGTTCCCGGGGGGTCAGCGCCTCCAGCCGGTCCCCGCGCCGCCGCCGTCCCAGCAACTGCCCGATCACCTCCGGGTCGATCACCGTGCCCCCGGCGGCGATCCGCCGCACCGCGTCGATGAACTCCCCGACGTCCGACACCCGCTCCTTGAGCAGGTAGCCGACCCCCTGTGCGCCGCCCCCGATCAGATCGGTGGCGTACCGCTCCTCCACGTACTGCGACAGCACCAGGATCGGCTGCTCGGGCCGCGCCCGCCGCACCTCCAGCGCCGCCCGTAGCCCCTCGTCGGTGAACGAGGGCGGCATCCGCACGTCCACGATCGCCAGATCCGGCCCGTGCTCCTCCACCACCCGCGCCAGCCCGGGCCCGTCCCCGACCACCCCCACCGTCTCGATGCCGGCATCGGCCAGCAGCCGGACCAGCCCCTCCCGCAACAACACCGAGTCTTCCGCAATCACAACCCTCACCCGACGATTCTCCCGACCCGCACAACCTCCCGAAGGAGGACCGGGACCCCCGCGCCCCCACGGACACGGGGAACTGGAAGGCGCGATCTCCTCCGTGGGAGAACCGAGACCCTGCACCCGATGGTCCTGAAGGCCACCGCGAGCGCGCCCGCGTGGTCGTGAGGGAGGAGGCTTCAAGATCGCGAGGAACGAGCGATCTTGAAGGTGACGACCGAACGGCCGCACGCCCAAAGGCGCGCTCGCTGCGCGAGCGGAGCGAGCGCGGAATAGGTCATGGCCGGGGCGTGTTCTTTGATCTGGCACACTTGATGTGCGAACGCCGCGGTACCGGTTCACGCCGCCCCGCAGGGAGCGTCCCGTCGAGGGCGCGGGGGTGCGAGGCGACCCGGCGACCGCCCCGATGCGAGGAGATATCCGTGAAGCCTGGTATTCACCCCGACTACGTCGTCACGACCGTGACGTGCACCTGCGGGAACACCTTCGAGACCCGCAGCACCGCCGCCAACGGCGTGATCCACGCGGACGTGTGCTCCAACTGCCACCCGTTCTACACGGGCAAGCAGAAGATCCTGGACACCGGCGGCCGGGTGGCGCGCTTCGAGCAGCGCTTCGGCAAGCGCGGCGGCAAGAAGTAGGACGAACCTCTCCAGGCAGACGGCACGAGCGGCCCGGGGACCGCGTGTCCCCGGGCCGCTCGGGGTCCGCGTTCGGCGCGGGCCCTGACCGGGGACCCACACCGTGAACCTCGACGAGCTGATCGGCGAATACGCCGACATCGAAGGCAGGCTGGCCGACCCGGCCGTGCACGCCGACCAGAACACGGCGCGCCGGCTGGGCAAGCGCTATGCGCAGCTGCGCCCGATCGTCGAGACCGCCCGGCAGGTGCGCTCGGTGGAGGAGGACCTGGCCGCCGCGCGCGAGCTGGCGGCCGAGGACGCCGCGTTCGCCGTCGAGGCGGACGAGCTGGCCGAGCGCAAGGCCGAACTCGAGGACCGGCTGCGCAAGCTGCTGATCCCGCGCGATCCCAACGACGACAAGGACGTCATCCTGGAGATCAAGGCGGGCGAGGGCGGCGAGGAGTCGGCGTTGTTCGCCGGCGACCTGCTGCGCATGTACCTGCGGTACGCCGAGCGTCTCGGCTGGAAGACCGAGATCATCGCCTCCCAGCCCTCGGACCTGGGCGGCTACAAGGACGTCACCGTGGCGGTGAAGGCCCGGCCCGGCGCCGACGGGGAGCCGGCCGGGGCCTGGGCGCTGCTGAAGTTCGAGGGCGGGGTGCACCGCGTGCAGCGGGTGCCCGTCACCGAGTCGCAGGGCCGCATCCACACCAGCGCGGTCGGGGTGCTGGTCACCCCGGAGGCCGAGGAGGTCGACGTCCAGATCGACCCGAACGACCTGCGCATCGACGTCTTCCGTTCCTCGGGGCCGGGCGGGCAGAGCGTCAACACCACCGACTCGGCGGTGCGGATCACCCACCTGCCGACCGGCGTGGTGGTCTCCTGCCAGAACGAGAAGAGCCAGCTGCAGAACAAGGAGCAGGCGCTGCGCATCCTGCGTTCGCGGCTGCTGGCGATGGCGCAGGAGGAGGCCGAGGCGGCGGCCGCGGCCGAGCGCCGCAGCCAGGTCCGCACCGTGGACCGGTCCGAGCGGGTGCGCACCTACAACTATCCCGAGAACCGGATCTCCGACCACCGTGTCGGCTACAAGGCCTACAACCTGGACCAGGTGCTCGACGGCGACCTGCACAACGTGATCCAGGCGCTGGTCGACGCCGACACCGAACGCAGGCTGGCCGAAGCCCAGGGAACATGAACCTGCTGCTCGACGAGGTGGCGCGGGCGACGGTCCGGCTGGCGGAGGCCGGGGTCGCCTCGCCCCGCGCCGACGCCGAAGAGCTGGCCGCCGCCGTGCACGGGGTCAAGCGCTCCGAACTGCACACCGTCCCCGACTCGGC is a genomic window containing:
- the lysA gene encoding diaminopimelate decarboxylase, with product MSRVHPAGSRYADVLPEEHPLPPPADLNHLDPRIWPRSARREDGVLTIGGVDVRDLAAEYGTPLYVYDEDDVRQRAREYAAAFHDGSVHYAGKAFLCKALVRWLDEEGLGLDVCTGGELAVALAAGFPTEKITMHGSNKSVAELARGLDVGVGRIVVDSFEEIARLGYLAQEKGVRPKVMIRVTTGVEAHTHEFIATAHDDQKFGFSRTSGAALEAVRRVLDLKQLELVGLHSHIGSQIFDTDGFEVAAHRLAELLVAIRDEHGVQLPELDLGGGYGIAYVPGDEPHDPKAIADSLRQIVSRECRAYELAVPRITVEPGRAIVGPGGVTLYEVGTVKDVEGLRTYVSVDGGMSDNLRTALYGAEYTAVLASRTSAADPMLSRLVGKHCESGDIVVRDLWLPQDLAPGDVVAVAATGAYCRSMSSNYNFVPRPAVVAVRDGRARVLIRRETEDDLLRLDAEV
- a CDS encoding sensor histidine kinase; this encodes MSETAVAAVPGVRRLVMGPWNPWAMVRSSLTWRAAVYLVTSLAFGLAWFVGLTVGLTLSVALTVIWVGIPLLALVMLLWRGGAMLERRLLRAAFGVTVPDPYRPMPPSAGLLGKWRAMAVDPATWKDLLYLGLRFPVALVEFTVSVTVWSAAGVFLAAPVIVVVEDTVVVNFGDLLFYSAGDPVTALPLTAVGVVLLLAALYVTRAMAVLHAGYGVLLLGPSRAQAERIRLQARADRLQASRARGVDAAEAERRRIERDLHDGAQQRLLAVAMDIGRARAKLEEDPEAARALIEQAHAGTKEAIAELRDLARGIYPAILTDRGLDPAISGLAARAAVPVEVEVDLPERPPAAVESIAYFIVAESLANIAKYARATRASVRVTRESHWVVVEVTDNGVGGARAVPEGGLAGLADRAATIDGILTIDSPPGGPTVIRADLPCTW
- the thrC gene encoding threonine synthase, with protein sequence MNRAWRGLINEYRDRLPVTDATPVVTLLEGGTPLLPANRISQLTGCEVHLKVEGANPTGSFKDRGMTVAISKAAEEGAKAVICASTGNTSASAAAYAVRAGMTCAVLVPQGKIAMGKLAQALVHGARLLQVDGNFDDCLELARKLAVDYPVALVNSVNKFRLQGQKTAAFEIVDALGDAPDVHCLPVGNAGNISAYWMGYTEYAADGVASKTPRMLGFQASGAAPFVRGEPVRKPQTIATAIRIGNPASWDLAIAARDESGGAISSVTDRQILAAYRLLAREEGVFVEPASAASVAGVLQACEQGLIEPGSRVVCTVTGNGLKDPDWAISGAPAPITVKVDAHAAASSLGLA
- the rho gene encoding transcription termination factor Rho — protein: MSESSELLTDAASPAAQTPAGRPEQTAAPRRRRSGTGLSALVLPELRALASQLGITGIAGMRKSQLIAAIEAKQGGPVTADKPVAKPADNGAPAEQPKAEQPAAQAEETATRSEEPKADTESRPARTRRTRSARREEGGEEQQPAAEDKPDRSDRQSADRGGERAETADRQAERGERARAASEDGEGGGREGRQRNRNRDRGERGERGERNERGERGEQGGQRNRGQQGGGAAEEDGEGGRGRRGRRFRERNRGRGGRGDRYEEPVINEDDVLIPVAGILDILDNYAFVRTTGYLPGPNDVYVSLAQVRKNGLRKGDVITGAVRQPREGERREKFNALVRLDTVNGMEPEQARNRVEFSKLTPLYPQERLRLETDPGVLTTRIIDLVSPIGKGQRGLIVSPPKAGKTMVLQAIANAITKNNPECHLMVVLVDERPEEVTDMQRSVKGEVIHSTFDRPAEDHTTVAELAIERAKRLVELGHDVVVLLDSITRLGRAYNLAAPASGRILSGGVDSTALYPPKRFFGAARNIENGGSLTILATALVETGSRMDEVIFEEFKGTGNMELKLNRQLADKRIFPAVDVDASGTRKEEILMAPEELRIVWQLRRVLHALDTQQALELLIEKMKETKSNAEFLLQVQKTTVADRD
- the thrB gene encoding homoserine kinase — translated: MNDVSAPEARGQGAWGRRAVVRVPATSANLGPGFDSLGLALTLYDEVTVEVTEGGLVIEVDGEGADDLAGRGERHLVVRVLRRTFEVIDELAGSGLGQPPGLRLSCVNRIPHSRGLGSSSAAIIAGIVAGRALHPHGGLLDDAAALALATEIEGHPDNVAPCLYGGLTIAWSGPGGPRAVRLDLDREVVAFVPGHTLATERARGLLPQVVPHADAAANAGRAALLIAALTGGADDAEVLLAATEDRLHQGYRAPAMPESAALVDRLRAAGIPAVISGAGPTVLAFTTTSRVDSIRSEVGNGWLKRPLNVDPHGACVQPPAS
- a CDS encoding homoserine dehydrogenase; this translates as MKPLRVALLGCGTVGSEVVRLLHEQAADLTARVGAPLELAGVAVRRIDRARAHVTPDLLTTDAMSLVTREDVDIVVEVIGGIEPARSLLLAAMKSGKSVVTANKALLAEDGETIFGAAREYGADLYYEASVAGAIPLLRPLRESLVGDHVKRVIGIVNGTTNYILDQMDAHGASFIDALEEAQSLGYAEADPTADVEGFDAAAKAAILAQLAFHTPVTAADVHREGITEVTAADVAGAKAMDSVVKLLAICERVPDPDGGNGGRGVSVRVYPAMIPRSHPLASVREAYNAVFVEAESAGSLMFYGAGAGGAPTASAVLGDLVAVARNRVGGTRGPVEVTYAELPVLPMGETVTRYYIQLDVADRSGVLAQVAELFARHDVSIQAVQQDGRGEDAQLVIVTHRAPDAALAATVEELRRLDIVREVASVMRVEADDA
- a CDS encoding DALR anticodon-binding domain-containing protein; the protein is MTPTEVSGAVAAAVRDAVRDGDLAAGVPDEVPLTAFGPGSYGTPVALRLAAAQRRPALEVANAIAGRLAGRPRIAEARVSGPGFLTVVVERPGTLAAGILAEGPAYGRVDGVMLGGGWPDRPRTFDNPGFSVRYAYARAAAVQRRAEALGIPLGDPGLLQQADEGVLLAALAELPSRAAQAARERDPVPLRRHLERVADAFHQVYEHCPALPVGDEKPGAMHAARRTLAEAVRIALAGGLNMIGESPRERI